One stretch of Priestia megaterium DNA includes these proteins:
- the rplK gene encoding 50S ribosomal protein L11 yields the protein MAKKVIKLVKLQIPAGKANPAPPVGPALGQAGVNIMGFCKEFNARTADQAGLIIPVEITVFEDRSFTFITKTPPAAVLLKKAAGIESGSGEPNRNKVATVKRDKVREIAETKMPDLNAASVESAMRMVEGTARSMGIVVED from the coding sequence GTGGCTAAAAAAGTAATTAAACTTGTTAAGTTACAAATTCCTGCAGGTAAAGCAAATCCAGCGCCACCAGTTGGTCCTGCATTAGGTCAAGCCGGTGTTAATATCATGGGTTTCTGTAAGGAGTTTAACGCTCGCACAGCTGATCAAGCTGGTCTTATCATTCCTGTTGAAATCACGGTATTTGAAGACCGTTCATTTACATTTATTACGAAAACTCCACCTGCTGCTGTACTACTTAAGAAAGCGGCTGGTATTGAGTCTGGTTCTGGTGAACCAAACCGTAATAAAGTTGCAACAGTCAAGCGTGACAAAGTGCGTGAGATTGCTGAAACTAAAATGCCTGACTTAAACGCTGCTAGCGTTGAATCTGCAATGCGCATGGTAGAAGGTACAGCGCGCAGTATGGGAATCGTAGTTGAAGACTAA